The segment TTGCCGCAACCATCGCGGTTCACTATTTCTCCATTCATTGTTACTGCGTTGGAGGATGTGAGAAAAAGGTCCACCCTGCCTTGATTCTTTCTGCATTCGACCTCTTCGGGTGTGCCGGGTTTGAATTTCCAGTGATCCGACATGGCTTTGCCCGCTTCTTCCAGTTTGGGTAAAACCCCCAAAGCCCGAACTGTGTGGGTGCCCGCTACTCCCACCGAGGAGCAGTCTTTGGCGATCTCCATTATTTTGTTCGTCGCTTCTTCCTTCGTTTCGGCCAGAATTGCCTTGAAACCGTTCTTTTCGAGGGCGGTCACTGTTGTTTCTAAAATTATCTTCTGATGATTTTTCATAAATTCGTCCATAATCAATCTCCTTTTCATGCCGCATATAGATGTGTCACTAGATCTAATCTATCCCTCAAGGGCTGGGTTTCAAAACTATTTTAACGCTCAGGCTTTTTTTGCGGCGGGTCTGTTCGGTTTTCGGTCTGGTGTCTCAGGCTGCACCATTCATCCGGCTGGGTTCCGGAGAGAAAAGGATCCAGTGTTATCTGAGGACAGGTGGAAGTCGCCCTCAAACCAGATTCTGCGCAAAGTTTTCTAAAAACTAGACCGGTTGGGATACTAAATTCGCTATCCACTCCCAAATTGATTGCGGGAAGCATATCAAGGGCTAGTCTTCGCAAAGCAGGGGAAGACAAGTGGGAAGGCGGGAATCGCAGTAGAACCAGGGCATTTCTGTTGTACGCGACTGACCATGCCCCCATGTTGTCGAACGAAGACAAGACAGAAGGACTCAACAAGAGTTTTTTGGGGCTCTCATTCACATCGTTGAGGCTTGGATGTTCTCTTAGCAGGCTGTTTATTATAAAGAGAACAGAGGGTGGAGTAGGCACACCTATTTTTGAATCAACGGTAGACTGAGCGGGACTACTTCTTCTCGGAGGGCGTCTGCAATTTATCGGCGTTGCAGAGCCTAGGCCTGATAAAATGGAGTAGCTTTGAGCAACTTCCAGAGGAGTCATAGGTTCAATCAATATTTCTGATCCATCGCCAAGGACCGCGTCAATTCGAAATTCTTTGAGAGCGGAAACGATTTTGTCGACTCCTATGACTTTTATGATTTTCCGTAAGAGTTCATCCCTATCTGTCCTGAAAGCTTCGGCAAAAGCCAGCTTCTTGGTCTTTCGGTCGGAAAAAGTTACCTGAGAGGCGATGGTGTATATAGGATCATTCACTTTTTGGGGCTTTAGAGCAGGGGTAAGGGCCATAGGAGAGAACAAGGCCAAATTTCCCCCTCTGCCGTCCCACTTCTCGGAGGAAGGAGTTACGTATACTTTTAGTGAGCCGGTAATGGGAGAGGTCAGGATCACGAAGCTCTGTTGGCCCGGCTCTCCAAGTTTGCGCAATCTAGCCTCGACGCCGGCCTGCATGGCCGGATCCAGCGACGTGGAAATATAATTTTGATATGGAACAGTGTTGGAATAGTTGATCTTCTCCTTTTGTCTCAGGATATCAATGAAGGATCCTGCCTTGGGGGGAGAAGCGCCGGGTTTTAGCATTTGAACCGGTTTCGAAATGGCCTCTTCATAAACGTCGCGTGAAATCTTTCCATGCTTGAAAAGCAAACCTAGAATCATGTTTCGCCGCGTTAGAGTTCTTTGTGGATGTCGAAAGGGGTTGATGACATTCGGAGCCCTAATAATCGCGGCTATCAGCGCGCACTCTGAGACATCGAGCTGTTCAGGAGGTTTGCCAAAGAAATTCCTTGATGCCTCGGACACTCCGAGGACTGGCAGTAGCCCGAAATGACCGAGGTAAACGCGGTTCAAATATGCCTCCAGGATGGTCTTTTTACTGTAGATGGCGTCAGCCCCAACAGAGAGGACTATCTCCAAAGACTTTCTCCAGAGAGTTTTTTCAGGATTGAGCAGCGTCATTCGGATGAGCTGCTGAGTGATCGTGCTTCCTCCCTGCACGTATCTCCTTGCCCGAATGTTTGACACCAGAGCCCTGTACATGGAGATTAAATCAACGCCGCTATGCGAGTAGAAACGATTGTCTTCTGTAAGCAAGATGGAATCTATCAACAACGAGGGAATGCGGGACATTGGGACGGGAATGACCATCTCGGGGATTCCCCCTTTGACAGGAATGACTCCCAATAACTCAGGCTCCAGTTGAAAACTTGTAACCTCCTGCAGGGAGCGCATTAAGCGTATGGATTTGATGGTGTCGTCGTCGAGCAGTAGCGTTACCGGACCCTCAATAGGGCCATCACCAACAAACGGCGAATACCGAAGGAAAATCTTGACGTCTGATCCGGAGCGGCCCCATTGGCCAATGTTGGGAGCCAGAGAGTCACTTTTGGTGTAGCCCAGACGAGCTAATCGATTATAAAGCTGAAGATCACCGAGATTGTCACCGACCCTAACGGATTCAGGCGCGCCGAATACCATCATGGGCCATCGCTGAAACTTTATCTCAAAGGTCCAGACAATGACCAAGCTAACTAGAACAGCAGTCAAGAAGAAACAGATCAACAGGAACATCAGGGTTTTCTTGAAAAACATTCGGACCGGACTTGTCGATCTGGAATTCATTTCAGTGTAGTTATAAAACCGGATTTATCCGCGCTGAAATCTGAATTTGAAGCCTCCACTAGATGTTTGGGCGCTCGGATGGGCCGTGGCTGATTCAAGAATTAGTTTTTTGACATGAGGGTCGTTACCGCACGGTCCAAACCATCCAAGGTTAGTTCAAACATTGGAAAAATTGAACCTATCACGCCAATAGTTCTCGTGAGGGGCCACAATCTGGACGGGGTTGGGTTAAGCCAAGCGACTTTAGGAAACAAATGGGCAAGAAGATTCAATCGATCAATGCTCGGTAAACCGCTGCGCTCCTCAATGTGGATGGATCCATCAGTAGCCATTAGTTCATAGGGCGCCATGCTTGCGTCCCCGACCACAATTAATCTGGACTGTCTATCCCAGGTAGAAAAATCCTGTACTCTCTGGGGCTTGTATCGTCGTGGAGGATCTTCCCATACGAAATCGTATATAGTGTTGTGAAAGAAGAAAACCTTGATATCCTTAAACTGCGCTCTGGCGTAGTTAAACAGTGTCTGGACGAGTTCTATATACGGGTCCATTGACCATCCGCCATTGTCAATCATCAGGATAATCTTCAGCTTGTCACGAAGGCTTCGATCAAAGACTATTTCAATTTCACCCGCATTGTGTGTAGTCGCGCGAATTGTCTCATCCACATTTACCTGGTCCTTGGGGCCTACGGGAATCATGCGGCGGAGCCTTTTGAGAGCTTCTCCCATCTGCGCCTGCGTCAATGGCGCGTCTAGAGAATAGTCCTTGTATCTTCTGTCAAGAGCGACCTTGACTGCGCTCTTGCTCATGGATTGGCCACCAACCCTCATTCCGCCGGGGTGGTAACCCGAGTGACCGACCGGCGAGGTTCCTCCGGTACCGATCCATTTGCTTCCTCCGTGATGTGCCTCATTCTGTTCTTTCAATCGGTCGAGAAAGTATTTCATTAATTCGTCAGGAGACATGGACTGAATTTTTTCTTCGGACAGTCCTAACGCTCTCGCCAAATCTTCGGGATGCTGCAGCCATTCAGCAAGAAGCTCTCTGGCGGCCGCGTCCAGGTCAATGCCTTTGAAATCCGGCAGTTCGGCGCCCTGAAAAAAATGGGCGAAAACTCTGTCATAAATGTCAAAGTATCTCTCGCTCTTGACCAGAGTCGATCGAGCCGCAGTGTAAAAGTCATCAAGCCCGTTCACAAGACCAAGAGACAGCGCTTGATGAAGCCTGAGAAACGATGTTGGGGAAACAGGAACGCCTGATTCCCTAAGAATATAAAAGAAATCGACAAACATACTAATTTACCTGAACCTGTCGTGTTTCACAGTTAAGACCGGAGTCTGCGCGACTGTTGCACGGATAATTGATAATCGGAACTCTTCTTGAACAGAATTCCGAGATAAGGGATCTTTCCTTGAATCAAGTCCTTTGGTCGAAAATCCGGGTCCTTTTTAAGGGCGCGAACCCAGTTGATCAGCTCCCGTGTGGCCGGTTTCTTTTCTATTCCCTGAAAATCGCGCAATTTGTAAAAAGTTTTTACAGCTATGTCCATGAGATCTTCATCGAGATCAGGGAAATGGACGTTAATGATCTTGCGCATCATGTCGGGGTCCGGGAAAGCGATATGGTGAAAATTGCATCTCCCGAGGAATGGATCTGAAAGGTCCTTCTTAGCGTTGGAAGTGATGATGATAACAGGCCTGTTCTTGGTTTTAGTGGTCTTGTCGATCTCCATGA is part of the Desulfomonilaceae bacterium genome and harbors:
- a CDS encoding lactate utilization protein; protein product: MDEFMKNHQKIILETTVTALEKNGFKAILAETKEEATNKIMEIAKDCSSVGVAGTHTVRALGVLPKLEEAGKAMSDHWKFKPGTPEEVECRKNQGRVDLFLTSSNAVTMNGEIVNRDGCGNRTNAMTFGPKKVVVVIGKNKITPDLESAIARIEEVAAPIRAMSLNRKTPCVKSGYCMDCDSPERICRITSIIHRRPMLTDMTVIIIPEDLGY
- a CDS encoding transglycosylase domain-containing protein translates to MFFKKTLMFLLICFFLTAVLVSLVIVWTFEIKFQRWPMMVFGAPESVRVGDNLGDLQLYNRLARLGYTKSDSLAPNIGQWGRSGSDVKIFLRYSPFVGDGPIEGPVTLLLDDDTIKSIRLMRSLQEVTSFQLEPELLGVIPVKGGIPEMVIPVPMSRIPSLLIDSILLTEDNRFYSHSGVDLISMYRALVSNIRARRYVQGGSTITQQLIRMTLLNPEKTLWRKSLEIVLSVGADAIYSKKTILEAYLNRVYLGHFGLLPVLGVSEASRNFFGKPPEQLDVSECALIAAIIRAPNVINPFRHPQRTLTRRNMILGLLFKHGKISRDVYEEAISKPVQMLKPGASPPKAGSFIDILRQKEKINYSNTVPYQNYISTSLDPAMQAGVEARLRKLGEPGQQSFVILTSPITGSLKVYVTPSSEKWDGRGGNLALFSPMALTPALKPQKVNDPIYTIASQVTFSDRKTKKLAFAEAFRTDRDELLRKIIKVIGVDKIVSALKEFRIDAVLGDGSEILIEPMTPLEVAQSYSILSGLGSATPINCRRPPRRSSPAQSTVDSKIGVPTPPSVLFIINSLLREHPSLNDVNESPKKLLLSPSVLSSFDNMGAWSVAYNRNALVLLRFPPSHLSSPALRRLALDMLPAINLGVDSEFSIPTGLVFRKLCAESGLRATSTCPQITLDPFLSGTQPDEWCSLRHQTENRTDPPQKKPER